A genome region from Carassius gibelio isolate Cgi1373 ecotype wild population from Czech Republic chromosome A23, carGib1.2-hapl.c, whole genome shotgun sequence includes the following:
- the LOC127945140 gene encoding E3 ubiquitin-protein ligase NRDP1-like, whose translation MGYDVTRFQGEVDEDLLCPICSGVLEEPVQAPHCEHAFCNACITQWFAQQQSCPVDRTVVTLAHLRPVPRIMRNMLSKLQISCDNAGFGCTATLRLDQLQSHLKGCEHNPKRPVTCEEGCGLEMPKDEMPNHNCIKHLRSVVQQQQTKIADLEKTAAEHKHQLAEQKRDIQLLKAYMRAIRSANPNLQNLEESIEYNEILEWVNSLQPARVTRWGGMISTPDAVLQAVIKRSLIDSGCPLSIVNDLIENAHERNWPQGLATLETRQMNRRYYENYVAKRIPGKQAVVVMACENQHMGEDMILEPGLVMIFAHGVEEIL comes from the exons ATGGGGTACGACGTCACCAGGTTCCAGGGAGAGGTGGACGAGGATCTGTTATGTCCCATCTGCAGCGGGGTGCTGGAGGAGCCAGTGCAG GCCCCGCATTGTGAGCATGCATTCTGTAACGCCTGCATCACACAGTGGTTTGCACAGCagcagagctgccctgtggaccGCACTGTGGTGACTCTTGCCCATCTTCGACCCGTTCCCCGCATCATGCGTAACATGCTTTCCAAGCTGCAGATCTCCTGTGATAACGCGGGCTTCGGATGCACGGCCACCCTTCGGCTCGACCAACTGCAGTCACATCTGAAGGGCTGCGAGCACAACCCCAAACGACCCGTCACATGTGAAGAAGGCTGCGG GCTAGAAATGCCCAAAGATGAGATGCCCAATCACAACTGTATTAAGCACCTACGCAGTGTGGTGCAGCAACAGCAGACCAAGATTGCAGATCTAGAGAAGACTGCAGCTGAGCACAAGCACCAACTTGCAGAACAG AAACGTGACATCCAGCTCCTGAAAGCTTACATGCGAGCAATACGCAGCGCTAACCCTAACTTGCAGAACCTGGAGGAGAGCATAGAGTACAATGAGATCCTAGA GTGGGTGAACTCTCTCCAGCCCGCTCGCGTGACCCGCTGGGGAGGAATGATCTCCACACCCGACGCCGTCCTCCAGGCCGTCATCAAACGATCGCTCATAGACAGTGGATGCCCATTGTCAATCGTGAATGACCTCATCGAGAACGCCCACGAGCGCAACTGGCCCCAAGGCTTGGCCACGCTGGAGACACGGCAGATGAACCGCCGGTATTACGAAAACTATGTGGCCAAGCGCATTCCTGGGAAGCAGGCCGTGGTGGTGATGGCCTGTGAGAACCAGCACATGGGTGAAGATATGATTCTGGAGCCGGGGTTGGTTATGATCTTCGCTCATGGTGTTGAGGAGATCTTATAG